One window from the genome of Periophthalmus magnuspinnatus isolate fPerMag1 chromosome 18, fPerMag1.2.pri, whole genome shotgun sequence encodes:
- the ccdc96 gene encoding coiled-coil domain-containing protein 96, with product MSEEIGQGENIANIGDLKVKSATSTHKDDSPIHFTDKGDNVQTSKVSENEEQSAKTLDSPEDSPEEKHPDMDKDGNQDYLVNKSEFTEENLPDTKTQLNNDVMLPDHHSFSTEPSGSTEETLGLHSNEDNTDKITEINQQNLPFGENLLLEASNGEGDGPNQLDCETTDTESSSAEHERPASAYTTSYEEYSLLLELLTEEQANTIEYSKKLHMKLAPVLAKKPKEEMERMLQGELHVESYEESLEMLNKLKLNMREEREIGERQVEELKMQAQEKLSKVDKECSELLSVKKEVAVMVMSRRMAKPDALAKVEFALASEERHQDELTRLRLQNFSLENRIRRLELEISEADRNATNPFQREYEKLHARRMERKKDGEKRHKEALRVQRRVERNVEMVSNIKQRLHCTETEIQHKLEKLAQVDAILAQHRDKLANIKQARNSLQRDNTRLKEQRGLLGNEVLLRDYDYIKQANAMLEEKLHDLKCRQADLEFFLNRRKKRFQTM from the exons ATGAGTGAAGAAATAGGCCAAGGAGAAAACATAGCAAATATTGGTGACCTTAAAGTGAAGTCGGCAACTTCTACTCATAAAGATGACTCTCCTATTCATTTTACAGACAAAGGTGACAATGTCCAAACCAGCAAAGTGTCAGAGAATGAAGAACAATCTGCTAAGACACTGGATTCCCCAGAAGATTCCCCAGAAGAAAAGCACCCAG ATATGGACAAAGATGGCAACCAAGATTATTTAGTCAACAAATCTGAATTCACAGAAGAAAATCTGCCTG ATACCAAAACCCAACTTAACAATGACGTCATGTTACCAGACCATCACAGCTTTTCTACTGAACCATCTGGATCAACTGAAGAAACACTAGGGTTACACTCAAATGAAGACAACACTGACAAAATTACTGAAATCAACCAACAAAATCTACCATTTGGGGAGAATCTGCTCTTAGAGGCCTCCAATGGTGAGGGAGATGGCCCCAACCAACTGGACTGCGAAACCACGGACACAGAGTCCTCCTCAGCTGAACATGAAAGACCTGCTAGTGCCTATACCACCAGTTATGAAGAATACTCTTTACTTCTGGAACTGCTAACAGAAGAACAAGCTAACACCATTGAATATAGTAAGAAGTTGCACATGAAGCTAGCTCCGGTACTTGCTAAGAAGCCCAAAGAGGAGATGGAAAGGATGCTGCAGGGGGAATTGCACGTGGAAAGTTACGAGGAGAGTCTGGAAATGCTAAACAAGCTAAAACTAAACATGAGGGAGGAGCGAGAGATTGGGGAGAGGCAGGTGGAAGAGCTAAAAATGCAGGCGCAAGAGAAGTTAAGCAAG GTGGACAAAGAATGTAGTGAACTGCTGTCCGTAAAGAAGGAAGTGGCAGTGATGGTGATGAGTCGGCGCATGGctaaaccagatgccctggCTAAGGTTGAGTTTGCACTGGCCTCAGAGGAGAGGCACCAGGACGAGCTGACCAGACTGCGTCTCCAGAACTTCAGCTTGGAGAACCGGATCCGAAGACTGGAGCTAGAAATAAGTGAGGCCGACCGAAACGCCACCAACCCCTTCCAGCGCGAGTACGAGAAGCTCCACGCACGGAGaatggagaggaagaaggatGGGGAGAAGAGACACAAGGAAGCGCTCAGagtacagaggagagtggagaggaaTGTAGAG ATGGTGTCCAACATCAAGCAGAGGCTCCATTGCACTGAGACAGAGATCCAGCACAAGCTTGAGAAACTGGCCCAAGTGGATGCCATTTTGGCTCAACACAGAGACAAGCTGGCTAACATCAAGCAAGCTCGCAACAGCCTACAGAGGGACAACACCAGGCTGAAGGAGCAGCGTGGCCTTCTGGGAAACGAAGTCCTATTAAGAGACTACGACTACATCAAGCAGGCCAATGCTATGCTAGAAGAAAAACTACATGACTTAAAATGTCGTCAAGCAGATTTAGAATTCTTTTTaaacaggaggaagaagaggtttCAGACAATGTGA